One window of the Montipora foliosa isolate CH-2021 chromosome 4, ASM3666993v2, whole genome shotgun sequence genome contains the following:
- the LOC138001511 gene encoding uncharacterized protein: MAEFKRDALFFKRCHYKNTIVAGYSVVTPLSPVYPQCTCENGVAVIEAFAILDDGSSDTLIKRDIADKLNLEGPEQLLCLGNIENNGTPRSSRAVNLLVTPTGKQARLVKENVRKTWKHLEDLDIPAVSTDQIGLLIGVQVTEAMIQHEYRRGPKGKADAVRTDFGWAIAGLAGGVPSPRTSVNTTLNKEVENWWKTESFGTKFNCDVSRSAEDERALKRLEETTIFRADLDHYETGLLWKDEEVVLPNNRPLAERSLDKNSERAKAYYDTVESYIAKDYARKLSPTEIATKVPKNTWYLPHHAVTNPNKPGKIRVVLDAAAPYKGTSLNDQLVTGPDLLNSLVGVIMRFRLHAVAMIADIETMFFQLSRKINHH; encoded by the exons ATGGCAGAGTTTAAGAGAG atgccttgttcttcaaacgatgccacTACAAGAACACAATAGTGGCCGGTTATTCTGTAGTTACTCCCTTGTCACCTGTATACCCACAATGTACATGTGAAAACGGGGTGGCGGTGATTGAAGCGTTTGCTATTTTGGATGACGGCAGTTCAGACACGTTGATAAAAAGAGACATTGCCGACAAGCTGAATCTCGAAGGACCAGAGCAACTACTTTGCCTGGGAAACATTGAAAATAACGGAACACCACGGAGCTCTAGAGCAGTGAATCTTCTTGTGACACCGACCGGGAAACAAGCT agacttgtcaaggaaaacgttAGAAAAACCTGGAAACACCTTGAAGATTTAGACATCCCTGCTGTGTCTACGGATCAGATAGGCCTACTTATTGGAGTGCAGGTTACCGAAGCCATGATTCAACATGAATACAGACGTGGACCAAAGGGGAAAGCAGATGCTGTGCGAACCGACTTTGGATGGGCGATTGCTGGCTTAGCGGGAGGAGTTCCTTCCCCCAGAACTAGTGTAA ACACCACATTGAATAAAGAAGTTGAAAACTGGTGGAAGACAGAGTCATTTGGCACCAAGTTCAATTGTGATGTTTCAAGATCTGCGGAGGACGAAAGAGCTCTTAAGCGCTTAGAAGAAACTACAATCTTTCGAGCTGACCTGGACCATTACGAAACCGGTCTTCTCTGGAAGGATGAAGAAGTCGTGCTCCCAAACAATCGGCCACTGGCAGAGCGAAGCCTAGATAAGAATAGTGAAAGAGCCAAAGCCTATTATGACACAGTGGAATCCTACATTGCCAAGGACTATGCCAGAAAGTTATCTCCCACAGAGATTGCTACTAAGGTACCCAAGAACACTTGGTACCTGCCACATCATGCTGTTACAAATCCCAATAAGCCAGGGAAGATTCGCGTAGTGCTTGACGCTGCAGCCCCATACAAGGGAACTTCGTTGAATGATCAACTGGTGACAGGCCCCGACCTGCTGAACTCCCTTGTGGGTGTGATCATGAGATTCCGACTGCATGCTGTTgctatgattgcagacattgaGACAATGTTCTTCCAGTTATCGAGAAAGATCAACCATCACTGA
- the LOC138001512 gene encoding uncharacterized protein, which translates to MQAMIFGAKSSPTSANYCLKKTAIDNKATCSEEAVSTVLRDFYMDDLLKSLKTRQPSLPSSLLSFCRGGGFRLTKFMSNSRDVLAQLPPKDILGSPGISHPFDLDLDSLPVERSLEVLWNVEQNALEIKVVAKQSAPTKGGILKQTSTTFDPLGLVAPFVLRAKLILQEL; encoded by the coding sequence ATGCAAGCCATGATCTTTGGTGCAAAGTCGAGTCCAACCTCCGCAAATTATTGCCTTAAGAAAACCGCCATTGATAACAAAGCCACTTGCAGTGAAGAAGCTGTCAGTACAGTCCTAAGAGATTTCTACATGGATGACCTCCTGAAGTCTTTGAAGACGAGGCAGCCCAGCTTGCCCTCCAGCTTATTGAGCTTTTGTCGAGGGGGTGGATTTCGATTAACTAAGTTTATGAGTAATAGCCGAGATGTGCTAGCTCAGCTACCTCCCAAAGACATCCTCGGCAGCCCTGGGATCTCGCACCCATTTGATTTGGATCTGGACAGCCTTCCAGTTGAGAGATCCTTGGAAGTGCTGTGGAACGTGGAGCAGAATGCTCTTGAAATTAAAGTAGTTGCAAAGCAGTCAGCCCCAACCAAGGGAGGCATTCTAAAGCAGACATCAACCACCTTCGATCCCCTCGGATTGGTAGCACCATTTGTACTGAGGGCTAAGTTGATTCTGCAAGAGCTGTGA